A window of Corythoichthys intestinalis isolate RoL2023-P3 chromosome 14, ASM3026506v1, whole genome shotgun sequence contains these coding sequences:
- the LOC130930388 gene encoding protein zyg-11 homolog isoform X1, whose protein sequence is MLTKEKKHSCSSHVLNLVWAVYSCSMDREGPQTLCDLCLAQVCCSLDVLCSKRADGSLLLMSASLFPHQMTDQLLQKMAKKGILNEKTIGIFRNHEELRLSRVSIRHCLFSVEAFRQAVCPHRLQELDASWLAGDITGAQIISGLTFNSRCASSLRKLSLNGLCMDWASLEKGKVALRSLKDLRTLNLASTDLCNVALEEFCTLPQLESLDISCSAISNLTALLQCKNTLRSLIAHRLRQLDMSAASLLSVLSQLQAMKHLDFSDDHLTAEDGDRSDGDSVASLLWAGLQVLPSLVSLDVSGRKGIREAAVNAFVEARKELVFLGLLATGVSSCGVLSTKKNLKVTGEANEKQLCEALRRYRDRECFIREALFHLYNFTTDSQKPQPEMLELVLRAMQSHPTSLQIHLVATACLFNLTTHDLAEAMSARLLCFTVTQLLYSMKTFQEHTQVQTNCLLALCSDYILQEVPFDTYLAATLVINWLTCHKDPTLQRMAVAVISILVAKLSTAEVAQLGEDVLIMKQLLSIVQERAMLGVVDSTLKFALRALWNLTDEMPVAARNFIQCNGLELYEELLESYHRESSIQQKVLGLLNNIAEVEELQTALMEADLLEHILSLLQDPEIEMGVRYFAGGILAHITSRPEAWLLEEKLRGTIHKQLHVSIAEWTELDKEIVFYRSLRPFCHLLQTSQPTGVQLWAVWAIHFVLTQNTSHYSWMLEREGVAELLNALTVHPDTHNIIRGLSESILLMLERQQPEPFIKQAEPRSS, encoded by the exons ATGCTgacgaaggaaaagaaacatagCTGCTCATCTCATGTGTTGAATCTCGTGTGGGCTGTTTACTCCTGCAGCATG GACAGGGAGGGCCCCCAGACGCTCTGCGACCTGTGCTTAGCTCAGGTGTGCTGCAGCTTGGATGTCCTGTGTAGCAAACGGGCAGATGGCTCTCTGCTCCTCATGTCAGCATCCCTCTTCCCTCATCAGATGACTGACCAGCTACTGCAGAAGATGGCCAAAAAAG GGATACTGAACGAGAAAACCATTGGGATTTTCCGGAACCATGAAGAGCTGCGTTTGAGTAGAGTGTCCATCCGCCACTGTTTGTTTTCTGTGGAAGCTTTTCGACAGGCCGTCTGCCCTCACCGGCTTCAAGAACTGGATGCATCCTGGCTTGCTGGAGACATCACCGGCGCTCAAATCATCTCGGGCTTGACGTTCAACTCCAGGTGCGCATCTAGTCTGCGGAAGTTGTCCCTGAACGGGCTTTGCATGGACTGGGCCTCTCTAGAGAAGGGGAAAGTTGCACTCAGATCCCTGAAAGACTTGCGGACACTCAACCTTGCCAGCACAGACCTGTGTAACGTCGCCTTAGAAGAATTCTGCACTCTCCCGCAACTGGAGAGTCTTGATATCTCTTGCAGCGCCATTTCAAATCTTACAGCACTTCTCCAATGCAAGAACACTCTCAGATCTTTAATCGCCCATCGACTTAGGCAACTGGACATGTCGGCAGCGAGTTTGCTGTCTGTCCTCAGCCAGCTTCAAGCCATGAAACATTTGGATTTCTCGGATGACCATTTAACAGCGGAGGATGGTGACCGAAGTGACGGAGATTCGGTTGCGAGTCTTCTGTGGGCCGGTCTGCAGGTTCTTCCGTCTCTTGTATCTTTGGACGTGTCAGGCAGGAAGGGAATTAGGGAGGCGGCAGTTAATGCATTCGTGGAGGCCAGGAAGGAGCTGGTATTCTTGGGTCTGCTCGCCACTGGAGTTAGCTCCTGTGGTGTCCTGTCAACAAAGAAAAACCTCAAA GTAACTGGAGAGGCTAATGAGAAGCAGTTGTGTGAGGCCCTGAGAAGGTACAGAGACAGAGAGTGTTTCATCCGAGAGGCCCTCTTCCATCTCTACAATTTTACCACCGACTCTCAAAAACCACAACCAGAAATGCTGGAG CTGGTTCTGAGGGCTATGCAGAGCCATCCCACAAGTCTTCAGATCCACCTGGTGGCCACAGCTTGTTTGTTCAACCTCACTACCCATGACCTTGCTGAGGCCATGTCTGCACGACTGCTTTGCTTCACTGTCACCCAACTTCTGTACAGCATGAAGACCTTCcaagaacacacacag GTCCAAACAAATTGCCTTCTGGCACTCTGCAGCGACTACATCCTTCAGGAGGTCCCCTTTGACAC GTATTTAGCAGCCACGCTGGTGATTAACTGGCTGACCTGCCACAAGGATCCTACACTTCAGAGGATGGCTGTCGCTGTCATCTCCATTTTGGTGGCCAAG TTGTCGACAGCGGAAGTCGCACAGCTTGGCGAGGATGTCCTCATAATGAAA CAGCTGCTGTCAATCGTGCAGGAGAGGGCCATGTTAGGCGTGGTGGACTCCACTCTAAAGTTTGCCTTGAGAGCTTTGTGGAACCTGACTGACGAAATGCCAGTAGCCGCCCGCAACTTTATCCAGTGTAATGGCTTGGAACTTTATGAAGAACTTCTTGAG tcatACCACAGGGAATCTTCTATTCAGCAGAAGGTTCTTGGGCTTTTG AACAACATTGCAGAGGTGGAAGAATTGCAGACAGCACTAATGGAGGCAGACTTGTTAGAGCACATCCTCAGCCTCCTGCAGGACCCAGAGATCGAGATGGGGGTCCGCTACTTTGCTGGGGGGATTCTTGCCCACATTACTTCCAGACCAGAAGCTTGGCTCTTGGAAGAGAAGTTGCGTGGCACCATTCACAAGCAGCTG CATGTGTCCATTGCAGAGTGGACAGAACTGGATAAAGAAATTGTGTTCTACAG GTCCTTGCGTCCATTTTGCCACCTGCTTCAGACATCTCAACCTACAGGGGTGCAACTGTGGGCTGTGTGGGCTATTCATTTTGTCCTCACTCAAAACA CTTCACATTACAGCTGGATGCTGGAGCGTGAAGGCGTGGCTgaacttctgaatgctctgaccGTGCATCCCGATACACACAACATCATTAGGGGACTATCGGAGAGCATCTTGCTTATGCTTGAGCGCCAACAACCAGAGCCCTTCATCAAGCAAGCAGAGCCTCGCAGCTCCTAG
- the LOC130930388 gene encoding protein zyg-11 homolog isoform X2, which yields MLTKEKKHSCSSHVLNLVWAVYSCSMDREGPQTLCDLCLAQVCCSLDVLCSKRADGSLLLMSASLFPHQMTDQLLQKMAKKGILNEKTIGIFRNHEELRLSRVSIRHCLFSVEAFRQAVCPHRLQELDASWLAGDITGAQIISGLTFNSRCASSLRKLSLNGLCMDWASLEKGKVALRSLKDLRTLNLASTDLCNVALEEFCTLPQLESLDISCSAISNLTALLQCKNTLRSLIAHRLRQLDMSAASLLSVLSQLQAMKHLDFSDDHLTAEDGDRSDGDSVASLLWAGLQVLPSLVSLDVSGRKGIREAAVNAFVEARKELVFLGLLATGVSSCGVLSTKKNLKVTGEANEKQLCEALRRYRDRECFIREALFHLYNFTTDSQKPQPEMLELVLRAMQSHPTSLQIHLVATACLFNLTTHDLAEAMSARLLCFTVTQLLYSMKTFQEHTQVQTNCLLALCSDYILQEVPFDTYLAATLVINWLTCHKDPTLQRMAVAVISILVAKQLLSIVQERAMLGVVDSTLKFALRALWNLTDEMPVAARNFIQCNGLELYEELLESYHRESSIQQKVLGLLNNIAEVEELQTALMEADLLEHILSLLQDPEIEMGVRYFAGGILAHITSRPEAWLLEEKLRGTIHKQLHVSIAEWTELDKEIVFYRSLRPFCHLLQTSQPTGVQLWAVWAIHFVLTQNTSHYSWMLEREGVAELLNALTVHPDTHNIIRGLSESILLMLERQQPEPFIKQAEPRSS from the exons ATGCTgacgaaggaaaagaaacatagCTGCTCATCTCATGTGTTGAATCTCGTGTGGGCTGTTTACTCCTGCAGCATG GACAGGGAGGGCCCCCAGACGCTCTGCGACCTGTGCTTAGCTCAGGTGTGCTGCAGCTTGGATGTCCTGTGTAGCAAACGGGCAGATGGCTCTCTGCTCCTCATGTCAGCATCCCTCTTCCCTCATCAGATGACTGACCAGCTACTGCAGAAGATGGCCAAAAAAG GGATACTGAACGAGAAAACCATTGGGATTTTCCGGAACCATGAAGAGCTGCGTTTGAGTAGAGTGTCCATCCGCCACTGTTTGTTTTCTGTGGAAGCTTTTCGACAGGCCGTCTGCCCTCACCGGCTTCAAGAACTGGATGCATCCTGGCTTGCTGGAGACATCACCGGCGCTCAAATCATCTCGGGCTTGACGTTCAACTCCAGGTGCGCATCTAGTCTGCGGAAGTTGTCCCTGAACGGGCTTTGCATGGACTGGGCCTCTCTAGAGAAGGGGAAAGTTGCACTCAGATCCCTGAAAGACTTGCGGACACTCAACCTTGCCAGCACAGACCTGTGTAACGTCGCCTTAGAAGAATTCTGCACTCTCCCGCAACTGGAGAGTCTTGATATCTCTTGCAGCGCCATTTCAAATCTTACAGCACTTCTCCAATGCAAGAACACTCTCAGATCTTTAATCGCCCATCGACTTAGGCAACTGGACATGTCGGCAGCGAGTTTGCTGTCTGTCCTCAGCCAGCTTCAAGCCATGAAACATTTGGATTTCTCGGATGACCATTTAACAGCGGAGGATGGTGACCGAAGTGACGGAGATTCGGTTGCGAGTCTTCTGTGGGCCGGTCTGCAGGTTCTTCCGTCTCTTGTATCTTTGGACGTGTCAGGCAGGAAGGGAATTAGGGAGGCGGCAGTTAATGCATTCGTGGAGGCCAGGAAGGAGCTGGTATTCTTGGGTCTGCTCGCCACTGGAGTTAGCTCCTGTGGTGTCCTGTCAACAAAGAAAAACCTCAAA GTAACTGGAGAGGCTAATGAGAAGCAGTTGTGTGAGGCCCTGAGAAGGTACAGAGACAGAGAGTGTTTCATCCGAGAGGCCCTCTTCCATCTCTACAATTTTACCACCGACTCTCAAAAACCACAACCAGAAATGCTGGAG CTGGTTCTGAGGGCTATGCAGAGCCATCCCACAAGTCTTCAGATCCACCTGGTGGCCACAGCTTGTTTGTTCAACCTCACTACCCATGACCTTGCTGAGGCCATGTCTGCACGACTGCTTTGCTTCACTGTCACCCAACTTCTGTACAGCATGAAGACCTTCcaagaacacacacag GTCCAAACAAATTGCCTTCTGGCACTCTGCAGCGACTACATCCTTCAGGAGGTCCCCTTTGACAC GTATTTAGCAGCCACGCTGGTGATTAACTGGCTGACCTGCCACAAGGATCCTACACTTCAGAGGATGGCTGTCGCTGTCATCTCCATTTTGGTGGCCAAG CAGCTGCTGTCAATCGTGCAGGAGAGGGCCATGTTAGGCGTGGTGGACTCCACTCTAAAGTTTGCCTTGAGAGCTTTGTGGAACCTGACTGACGAAATGCCAGTAGCCGCCCGCAACTTTATCCAGTGTAATGGCTTGGAACTTTATGAAGAACTTCTTGAG tcatACCACAGGGAATCTTCTATTCAGCAGAAGGTTCTTGGGCTTTTG AACAACATTGCAGAGGTGGAAGAATTGCAGACAGCACTAATGGAGGCAGACTTGTTAGAGCACATCCTCAGCCTCCTGCAGGACCCAGAGATCGAGATGGGGGTCCGCTACTTTGCTGGGGGGATTCTTGCCCACATTACTTCCAGACCAGAAGCTTGGCTCTTGGAAGAGAAGTTGCGTGGCACCATTCACAAGCAGCTG CATGTGTCCATTGCAGAGTGGACAGAACTGGATAAAGAAATTGTGTTCTACAG GTCCTTGCGTCCATTTTGCCACCTGCTTCAGACATCTCAACCTACAGGGGTGCAACTGTGGGCTGTGTGGGCTATTCATTTTGTCCTCACTCAAAACA CTTCACATTACAGCTGGATGCTGGAGCGTGAAGGCGTGGCTgaacttctgaatgctctgaccGTGCATCCCGATACACACAACATCATTAGGGGACTATCGGAGAGCATCTTGCTTATGCTTGAGCGCCAACAACCAGAGCCCTTCATCAAGCAAGCAGAGCCTCGCAGCTCCTAG
- the LOC130930388 gene encoding protein zyg-11 homolog isoform X3 — protein sequence MLTKEKKHSCSSHVLNLVWAVYSCSMDREGPQTLCDLCLAQVCCSLDVLCSKRADGSLLLMSASLFPHQMTDQLLQKMAKKGILNEKTIGIFRNHEELRLSRVSIRHCLFSVEAFRQAVCPHRLQELDASWLAGDITGAQIISGLTFNSRCASSLRKLSLNGLCMDWASLEKGKVALRSLKDLRTLNLASTDLCNVALEEFCTLPQLESLDISCSAISNLTALLQCKNTLRSLIAHRLRQLDMSAASLLSVLSQLQAMKHLDFSDDHLTAEDGDRSDGDSVASLLWAGLQVLPSLVSLDVSGRKGIREAAVNAFVEARKELVFLGLLATGVSSCGVLSTKKNLKVTGEANEKQLCEALRRYRDRECFIREALFHLYNFTTDSQKPQPEMLELVLRAMQSHPTSLQIHLVATACLFNLTTHDLAEAMSARLLCFTVTQLLYSMKTFQEHTQVQTNCLLALCSDYILQEVPFDTYLAATLVINWLTCHKDPTLQRMAVAVISILVAKERAMLGVVDSTLKFALRALWNLTDEMPVAARNFIQCNGLELYEELLESYHRESSIQQKVLGLLNNIAEVEELQTALMEADLLEHILSLLQDPEIEMGVRYFAGGILAHITSRPEAWLLEEKLRGTIHKQLHVSIAEWTELDKEIVFYRSLRPFCHLLQTSQPTGVQLWAVWAIHFVLTQNTSHYSWMLEREGVAELLNALTVHPDTHNIIRGLSESILLMLERQQPEPFIKQAEPRSS from the exons ATGCTgacgaaggaaaagaaacatagCTGCTCATCTCATGTGTTGAATCTCGTGTGGGCTGTTTACTCCTGCAGCATG GACAGGGAGGGCCCCCAGACGCTCTGCGACCTGTGCTTAGCTCAGGTGTGCTGCAGCTTGGATGTCCTGTGTAGCAAACGGGCAGATGGCTCTCTGCTCCTCATGTCAGCATCCCTCTTCCCTCATCAGATGACTGACCAGCTACTGCAGAAGATGGCCAAAAAAG GGATACTGAACGAGAAAACCATTGGGATTTTCCGGAACCATGAAGAGCTGCGTTTGAGTAGAGTGTCCATCCGCCACTGTTTGTTTTCTGTGGAAGCTTTTCGACAGGCCGTCTGCCCTCACCGGCTTCAAGAACTGGATGCATCCTGGCTTGCTGGAGACATCACCGGCGCTCAAATCATCTCGGGCTTGACGTTCAACTCCAGGTGCGCATCTAGTCTGCGGAAGTTGTCCCTGAACGGGCTTTGCATGGACTGGGCCTCTCTAGAGAAGGGGAAAGTTGCACTCAGATCCCTGAAAGACTTGCGGACACTCAACCTTGCCAGCACAGACCTGTGTAACGTCGCCTTAGAAGAATTCTGCACTCTCCCGCAACTGGAGAGTCTTGATATCTCTTGCAGCGCCATTTCAAATCTTACAGCACTTCTCCAATGCAAGAACACTCTCAGATCTTTAATCGCCCATCGACTTAGGCAACTGGACATGTCGGCAGCGAGTTTGCTGTCTGTCCTCAGCCAGCTTCAAGCCATGAAACATTTGGATTTCTCGGATGACCATTTAACAGCGGAGGATGGTGACCGAAGTGACGGAGATTCGGTTGCGAGTCTTCTGTGGGCCGGTCTGCAGGTTCTTCCGTCTCTTGTATCTTTGGACGTGTCAGGCAGGAAGGGAATTAGGGAGGCGGCAGTTAATGCATTCGTGGAGGCCAGGAAGGAGCTGGTATTCTTGGGTCTGCTCGCCACTGGAGTTAGCTCCTGTGGTGTCCTGTCAACAAAGAAAAACCTCAAA GTAACTGGAGAGGCTAATGAGAAGCAGTTGTGTGAGGCCCTGAGAAGGTACAGAGACAGAGAGTGTTTCATCCGAGAGGCCCTCTTCCATCTCTACAATTTTACCACCGACTCTCAAAAACCACAACCAGAAATGCTGGAG CTGGTTCTGAGGGCTATGCAGAGCCATCCCACAAGTCTTCAGATCCACCTGGTGGCCACAGCTTGTTTGTTCAACCTCACTACCCATGACCTTGCTGAGGCCATGTCTGCACGACTGCTTTGCTTCACTGTCACCCAACTTCTGTACAGCATGAAGACCTTCcaagaacacacacag GTCCAAACAAATTGCCTTCTGGCACTCTGCAGCGACTACATCCTTCAGGAGGTCCCCTTTGACAC GTATTTAGCAGCCACGCTGGTGATTAACTGGCTGACCTGCCACAAGGATCCTACACTTCAGAGGATGGCTGTCGCTGTCATCTCCATTTTGGTGGCCAAG GAGAGGGCCATGTTAGGCGTGGTGGACTCCACTCTAAAGTTTGCCTTGAGAGCTTTGTGGAACCTGACTGACGAAATGCCAGTAGCCGCCCGCAACTTTATCCAGTGTAATGGCTTGGAACTTTATGAAGAACTTCTTGAG tcatACCACAGGGAATCTTCTATTCAGCAGAAGGTTCTTGGGCTTTTG AACAACATTGCAGAGGTGGAAGAATTGCAGACAGCACTAATGGAGGCAGACTTGTTAGAGCACATCCTCAGCCTCCTGCAGGACCCAGAGATCGAGATGGGGGTCCGCTACTTTGCTGGGGGGATTCTTGCCCACATTACTTCCAGACCAGAAGCTTGGCTCTTGGAAGAGAAGTTGCGTGGCACCATTCACAAGCAGCTG CATGTGTCCATTGCAGAGTGGACAGAACTGGATAAAGAAATTGTGTTCTACAG GTCCTTGCGTCCATTTTGCCACCTGCTTCAGACATCTCAACCTACAGGGGTGCAACTGTGGGCTGTGTGGGCTATTCATTTTGTCCTCACTCAAAACA CTTCACATTACAGCTGGATGCTGGAGCGTGAAGGCGTGGCTgaacttctgaatgctctgaccGTGCATCCCGATACACACAACATCATTAGGGGACTATCGGAGAGCATCTTGCTTATGCTTGAGCGCCAACAACCAGAGCCCTTCATCAAGCAAGCAGAGCCTCGCAGCTCCTAG
- the LOC130930388 gene encoding protein zyg-11 homolog isoform X4 gives MSASLFPHQMTDQLLQKMAKKGILNEKTIGIFRNHEELRLSRVSIRHCLFSVEAFRQAVCPHRLQELDASWLAGDITGAQIISGLTFNSRCASSLRKLSLNGLCMDWASLEKGKVALRSLKDLRTLNLASTDLCNVALEEFCTLPQLESLDISCSAISNLTALLQCKNTLRSLIAHRLRQLDMSAASLLSVLSQLQAMKHLDFSDDHLTAEDGDRSDGDSVASLLWAGLQVLPSLVSLDVSGRKGIREAAVNAFVEARKELVFLGLLATGVSSCGVLSTKKNLKVTGEANEKQLCEALRRYRDRECFIREALFHLYNFTTDSQKPQPEMLELVLRAMQSHPTSLQIHLVATACLFNLTTHDLAEAMSARLLCFTVTQLLYSMKTFQEHTQVQTNCLLALCSDYILQEVPFDTYLAATLVINWLTCHKDPTLQRMAVAVISILVAKLSTAEVAQLGEDVLIMKQLLSIVQERAMLGVVDSTLKFALRALWNLTDEMPVAARNFIQCNGLELYEELLESYHRESSIQQKVLGLLNNIAEVEELQTALMEADLLEHILSLLQDPEIEMGVRYFAGGILAHITSRPEAWLLEEKLRGTIHKQLHVSIAEWTELDKEIVFYRSLRPFCHLLQTSQPTGVQLWAVWAIHFVLTQNTSHYSWMLEREGVAELLNALTVHPDTHNIIRGLSESILLMLERQQPEPFIKQAEPRSS, from the exons ATGTCAGCATCCCTCTTCCCTCATCAGATGACTGACCAGCTACTGCAGAAGATGGCCAAAAAAG GGATACTGAACGAGAAAACCATTGGGATTTTCCGGAACCATGAAGAGCTGCGTTTGAGTAGAGTGTCCATCCGCCACTGTTTGTTTTCTGTGGAAGCTTTTCGACAGGCCGTCTGCCCTCACCGGCTTCAAGAACTGGATGCATCCTGGCTTGCTGGAGACATCACCGGCGCTCAAATCATCTCGGGCTTGACGTTCAACTCCAGGTGCGCATCTAGTCTGCGGAAGTTGTCCCTGAACGGGCTTTGCATGGACTGGGCCTCTCTAGAGAAGGGGAAAGTTGCACTCAGATCCCTGAAAGACTTGCGGACACTCAACCTTGCCAGCACAGACCTGTGTAACGTCGCCTTAGAAGAATTCTGCACTCTCCCGCAACTGGAGAGTCTTGATATCTCTTGCAGCGCCATTTCAAATCTTACAGCACTTCTCCAATGCAAGAACACTCTCAGATCTTTAATCGCCCATCGACTTAGGCAACTGGACATGTCGGCAGCGAGTTTGCTGTCTGTCCTCAGCCAGCTTCAAGCCATGAAACATTTGGATTTCTCGGATGACCATTTAACAGCGGAGGATGGTGACCGAAGTGACGGAGATTCGGTTGCGAGTCTTCTGTGGGCCGGTCTGCAGGTTCTTCCGTCTCTTGTATCTTTGGACGTGTCAGGCAGGAAGGGAATTAGGGAGGCGGCAGTTAATGCATTCGTGGAGGCCAGGAAGGAGCTGGTATTCTTGGGTCTGCTCGCCACTGGAGTTAGCTCCTGTGGTGTCCTGTCAACAAAGAAAAACCTCAAA GTAACTGGAGAGGCTAATGAGAAGCAGTTGTGTGAGGCCCTGAGAAGGTACAGAGACAGAGAGTGTTTCATCCGAGAGGCCCTCTTCCATCTCTACAATTTTACCACCGACTCTCAAAAACCACAACCAGAAATGCTGGAG CTGGTTCTGAGGGCTATGCAGAGCCATCCCACAAGTCTTCAGATCCACCTGGTGGCCACAGCTTGTTTGTTCAACCTCACTACCCATGACCTTGCTGAGGCCATGTCTGCACGACTGCTTTGCTTCACTGTCACCCAACTTCTGTACAGCATGAAGACCTTCcaagaacacacacag GTCCAAACAAATTGCCTTCTGGCACTCTGCAGCGACTACATCCTTCAGGAGGTCCCCTTTGACAC GTATTTAGCAGCCACGCTGGTGATTAACTGGCTGACCTGCCACAAGGATCCTACACTTCAGAGGATGGCTGTCGCTGTCATCTCCATTTTGGTGGCCAAG TTGTCGACAGCGGAAGTCGCACAGCTTGGCGAGGATGTCCTCATAATGAAA CAGCTGCTGTCAATCGTGCAGGAGAGGGCCATGTTAGGCGTGGTGGACTCCACTCTAAAGTTTGCCTTGAGAGCTTTGTGGAACCTGACTGACGAAATGCCAGTAGCCGCCCGCAACTTTATCCAGTGTAATGGCTTGGAACTTTATGAAGAACTTCTTGAG tcatACCACAGGGAATCTTCTATTCAGCAGAAGGTTCTTGGGCTTTTG AACAACATTGCAGAGGTGGAAGAATTGCAGACAGCACTAATGGAGGCAGACTTGTTAGAGCACATCCTCAGCCTCCTGCAGGACCCAGAGATCGAGATGGGGGTCCGCTACTTTGCTGGGGGGATTCTTGCCCACATTACTTCCAGACCAGAAGCTTGGCTCTTGGAAGAGAAGTTGCGTGGCACCATTCACAAGCAGCTG CATGTGTCCATTGCAGAGTGGACAGAACTGGATAAAGAAATTGTGTTCTACAG GTCCTTGCGTCCATTTTGCCACCTGCTTCAGACATCTCAACCTACAGGGGTGCAACTGTGGGCTGTGTGGGCTATTCATTTTGTCCTCACTCAAAACA CTTCACATTACAGCTGGATGCTGGAGCGTGAAGGCGTGGCTgaacttctgaatgctctgaccGTGCATCCCGATACACACAACATCATTAGGGGACTATCGGAGAGCATCTTGCTTATGCTTGAGCGCCAACAACCAGAGCCCTTCATCAAGCAAGCAGAGCCTCGCAGCTCCTAG